Below is a window of Bos javanicus breed banteng chromosome 6, ARS-OSU_banteng_1.0, whole genome shotgun sequence DNA.
aggaagaggccaaagagtaaaatatttcccagtataatgaaaaaaaatgctttaagtgCCTGTTGTGTGATAGGCACTATACTAAAgcaaggaatcagttcagttcagtcgctcagtcatgtctgactccttgcaacctcatgaaccgcagcacgcctcccctccttgtccatcaccaactgccggagtctacccaaagcGAGGAATACCTggtgggaaagagagaggaaatttCTATTTTCAAGAGGTTTTCATTCTAATGTGGAACTGTGTTAGTCAGGGTAACATCACtaacaaaaacacacaaacaaacagcTAATTCTCAGTGGCTTAgcacacatggaaaaaaaaaaaaaacaaacagattctTCAAGCATGAAGACAGGTGTTCTGCTCCATTCAGGCAGCAGATCAGAAAGAGAGTTTAGGAGCCTGTATGGGTAGTTTTCATGATAACCTGGAAATGGCAAACATCACTTTACCCATGCTGCATTGACCAGACTGAGCCACGTGGTCACACCTAACTGCAGTGGAGGTTGGGAAACATAGCTGAGCgcacagaagagaaaggaaagagtttAGTGAACACACTCAGTCTCTACAACAGGGGTCAACAGTGAAGTACAATCTGGTGTGGCAAGTGCTCTACTATGGGGAGGTAAAGAGTGCTTTTGATAATACACGGGAAAGACACCTAACCCAGACTGGGTCGGGCAGAGACTATCCTGAAAGAACTGATGTCTCAGCTGGGGAAGAAAAAAGTTCATTTATCTCTAGAACATGTTACCTTCTCCCTTAATAAGATACTACTCCCTTGCATGAACAGTTTGTTTAAATCCAAAGAACATTTTTTTGCTAAAGTAGCCATTAGAGAATAATAAGCTCTTTCTCGGGTTGCTCTTTTTCTCTGCCTTAAGAAGAAATggtgtgggaattccctggtggtccagtagttaggacctggcactttcactgccagggccctgagttcaatccctgatagaggaactaagatcccacaagccacttgatttgaccaaaaaaagaaaaagaaagaaagaaagaaaagaaaagaaacgacTTGGACTTCTCCGGTggcacagtgaataagaatctgcatgtcagtgcaggggacatgggttcaattcccggtctgggaagattccacatgccacagagcaacaagacccctgtgccacaactacagagcctgtactctagagcctgtgagcctcaactactgagcttgcGTGCTGCATCTACTGAAGATCgagcacctggagcctgtgctccacaacagagaagccaccacagtgagaagcctgagcacaacAGTGAAGCGTAGCCCcagctccctgcaactagagagaaagccCGTAcaaagcaacgaagatccagcacagccaagaaattaattaattaattaaaaaaaagaaatttatatatgaatatatctttatatataaatttttacctTCATCATCAAACGGTGATaaagtaattatttttgttttatatttacttgGTGCAACATGCCTGGCATAGACATTTTCTTgctgtaaaaatgtatttttacctttaagtaaatctataataaaatttaaaaagaaaaaaaaaaaagaaatggcttaATGTGGAATATGCTGTTTGTTGACTGCTCAAATccattcctccctcctccttttttaaaaaaataattttatttatttatttttggctgtgctgggtcttcattgttgcacaggctttctctagttgcggctagCGGAGCCTACTGTATTAATAGTTGCCGTGCACGGGTTTCTCAatgcagaggcttctcttctcatggagcacaggctctggggtgcaggctcagtagttgtggcgaatgggcttagttgctcttaggcatgtgggatcttcccagaccaggaactgaacccatgtcccctcatcggcaggcaaattctttaccactaagccactagaCAAGCCCCTTCCTTCTTCTTtgataagaaaatacaaattttcttCCGCCACCCAACAATGTGTTCTAGGAAAATGAATTCTAGGAAACAGACTGTAATTAGTCTAAGGCAACCTTGGCAGTCCAATTCACCTTTCATTTATTTGGCAAATGGTAAATGAGCTCCTGCTATGCACAAGTCTGCTCTAAGTGCCGATTATCTTTGCCAGTTATAAGCGTGGAGTGGCCATGTGGTGCAAATTCCAGACAATGAGGGGCAAGGGGAAGACTGCTGGGGGCTTCTGGGGAAGGCTTTTTCTCCAGAGTAAAATGAGAGCTACTTGAAGAGAAAGCCAAGGCTTCGCCTTCCTGTGTCTGGACAGTGTTATGTGAGAGGTGATGCTTGGAACTGAAACAGTAATCTTGCAACcatgaggagaaagagaagagaaactcgGAGAGGAGGATACAGAGCTCTGGCCTAGTTAGCTTGTCTAATTAGCCAAACCTAGAGTcacctactggagaaggcaatggcaccccactccagtactcttgcctggaaaatcgcatggatggaggagcctggtaggctgcagtccatggggtcgctaagagtcagacacgactgagtgacttcactttgacttttcactttcatgcattggagaaggaaatggcaacccactccagtgttcttgcctggagaatcccagggacgggggagccttgtgggctgccgtctatggggtcgcacagagttggacatgactgaagcgacttagcagcttagcagcagcagagtcacctacttttttttctttttggactgGGAAAATCACTATTTTGTTTGGAGCAGTGGGCAGGGGGTCCAGTGTCAGAACTTCTGGAACTTTCTCTTGGTGTCGGCAGCCTTGGTGACCTTGCGCACGTGGAAGGGCACCGTCTTGCTCCGGGGCCAGCAGGTGCCCACTGTGAAAATGTCCCCAATCTGGATGTCCCTAAAACAGGGGGAAAGATGCACAGACATGTTCCTGTGGCCCCTCTCAAAGCGGTTATACTTTCGGATGTAGCGGAGGTAGTCTGGGCAGATGAGAGAATGGCCCTCTCCATCTTCATTTTGGTCGCTAGACAGAATCTGCCCTTGGATGGAGCCATTACCAGTAAAACGGCATTTCTTGTCAATGTAGTTGCCCTCGATGGCTTCCTTGGGTGTCTTGAACCCCAGACTGATGTTTTTGTGGAATTGTGGGAACTTCTCCTTGCCAGTTTCTCTAAGCAGGACCCTCTTCTTATTTTGAAAGATGGTCGGTTGCTTttggcatgcatgctcagtctgaATGTCTGCCATCTTCCCTGTTCCCTGAAAAAAGGAAGGCCTACCTTTCTtatatgagaaaatagaaagcctGATAAGACACTTTCAGTTGGATATTCACTCACTTGTAGCCAAAAGCATCCTGACAAAATACGCATGATTTTGTTGGCGTTGTTTGCTTTGTATTAGAATGagtgaatattttaataaatggataatgactcatatttttcattttcttctccactgtATTGTTTGATCTTAGaggaatttatatttcatttagggATGAAAGTCATTTTCCTTGATCTGTCTCTTCCTTCAGCCACTGCAGATCCCTCCACAGGAAGCTGACGGGTCTGGCAGTAAAGCTGCATTGTCTTCTGGGTTCCCCTAGCTGTTTGGCCTTGGGGAGCACTCCAAATTGAGggtattttggttttttaatgtgGAAGAGGCAGCTCCTCGTTTGAAGAATCACCTTTCTTACTATAAATTTGATAGGCAGTTTcgttccttcctctctctctccctaacCTTCCTCATTCTCATCCCCTAGCCCTCCACGCCAccagtctctctcacacacactctcatttgctactttttctctttccttcttttacccGAGGTGAGTGAGGCTGTGAGCTGTACCCTTTGTGACCTGTGAAATTTTTGGAGGCTCTTTGAATCTTGTTCAAACAGAAACCTGGCAAATTTCATGTTCTAATTCAAAGCTTCCTGGCTGAACTCAGTGGAACGCCAGCTAAGGAATTAAGTTGGTAAGCCAGTGATATTAGAAATGAATAATGGAGATATTTGGGGATAAGCTTTAATTTTGGAATAAGTGGGTCAAATAGCTTTTGCTGGAACAATTTTAGTGTAAAGTTTTAGGATGCCACTTGGCTTCTCACCATCTTGATGATGCCAATAGAGGGGATAGATTTCCTGTGCATTATGAGATCTGGGTGCTAATCCCTGTTTGCTCTTTTATTACATTGTTGATCTAAAACATCATCACCATCCTTCTGAGATTTTCACATCTGCCCATTTCTTATGTCATTGCTTATTCTGACTAACAGCTATAAGTCCAGGGAggagtattgtattggtttgggtACTGACAGGAAATAGATATCAGAAGTAATTAAgagaaggacatgagtttgagcaagctctgggagttggtgatggacagggaaacttggcgtgctgcagtccatggggtcacaaagagtcagacacgactaagctactGAATGAAAGGACTCTACTAGGATGTAAGGGGTATTAAGGGAACCAACAAGGAAGTGAAATATGCGGGCTGATAACAGTTATTACCTCTTGGATTAGAATGGGTCAAGGAGAGGAAGAGGTTACTGGAAGCTGAAGAGATTTATAGCTGTGAAAGGACCTCCTGCCAGAAGCCGTGGCCTTAACTAAAATATAGATCCATTCATTAATCTATATGCTTTTATTGCTTAGGCTAAAAGCTAAGCTCTGTAATAAGAGATCCCCAACACTGTGACTTAGTCAATATGTAAGTTTATTTCTCTACCAATTATCATCCTGCATGGTTGGTGTAATGTCCAGGGTTGGTGTAATGACTTGATGGTGTTGAGTACTTTGGTGATTGTTAGTTCCATGAAAAAGTGTTTCcagtcttcttcctctgggaataAGGAAGGAATGTGCTTCTCTGCCTGCTTGGGGTTAGTTGTGGTCATGCAGCTTGCTTTGGCCAGTGAAatgtgacagagaatgagatgtttagatggcatcatcaagcaaactctgggagatggtgcaggacagggaagcctggcgtcctgcagtccatagggtcacaaagagtcggacacagcttagctactgaacaacaacatcaatgTGAGTGCGTGTGAGGTGTGTCACTGAAGCATTTAGGTGCCAACGCGAGGCTCTCGCGCTTGTTTTCCCTTTCCCTGAAATTTGTGGGAGAATTATTGACATGAAGGACAGCCATCCTGAAGAGTTTCTCTTCAGAAACTCTTGCAGAAGAGAACTGCATCATATTTGTGGATGTGAGAAATACAGCATTGCTCTCAGGCCTCTGAGATCAGAGGTTGTTAGCACAGCTAAGCCTGGCATTTCCTGACTAATCCTGAGACCCAGGCTCTTTCTGTTCTGCTGCCCTCCTGAGCCTAAGGGCTTGcaatcatctgcaaatctgagacAGCTCACTACGTTGTGCGGATggcactcagtcacgtctgactctgtgcgacgccatggactgtagcccccaggctcctctgtccatgggattctccaggcaaggatactgggatgggttgctgtttcctaccaaagaagatctttctgacccagggattgaaacacgtgtcttttgcatctcctgtgttggcaggtggattctttaccactgggccacctggttTCCGCTTACTAAGATACTCACATCCTTGATCATGGGAAGTAGGAAAAAGTAACAAGAAAGCATTCTTACTCTTTTTAGGAGCATTACCTGGAAGTAGCACACATCACTTCATTGGTCACATCCAGTgctttagttatctattgctgcataacagatTATCCCAAAGCTTAGCAGACTAAAACAACAGACCTTTATTCTATCAAACAATTTCAAGAGCAGCTTAGCTGGGTGGTTGTTGTTCTGAGGTTGCAGTTATCTAAAGGCTAGACAGGGGCTGGAGGATGCACTTTCAAGCCTACTTATAGGGTTCTTGGCAGACCTGTATCCTCACTGGCTGTTTTCAGGGGTCTCAGTTCCACATGGCAGCTGCCTTTCCCCAGAGCAACTAATCCAAGAagcagagggggagagagagagagaaagagagagagagaagctgcaGTATCTTTTAGAAACTAATCTCAGAAGCAAcacatcatttctgtttttttttttttttactggtcaCACAGACCAGCCCTGGTTCAGTGTGGGAAGGGCCTATGCAAATATGTGAATACCAGGAAGCAGAGCTCGTTGGAGGCTGGCTAAAAAATCTATCTACATGGGAAATGAGACTATTTAGTCTTTAGCTGGACAGCCGTTCTCCTCAGATAAAGTtacaggaagaaagagagaagcacTAGTGTACACACAACCAGCTAAACAAAAAcccaacagctgctgctgctgctgctgctaagtcgcttcagtcgtgtcccactctgtgcgaccccataggtggcagcacacaaggctcccccgtccctgggattctccaggcaagaacactggagtgggttgccatttccttctccaatgcatgaaagtgaaaagtcaaagtgaagtcgttgagtcttgtctgactcttagcgaccccatggactgcggcccaccaggctcctccgtccatgagattttccaggcaagagtgctggagtggggtgccattgccttctccaaaaagagagagagagaaggcctaAGGGGACAACCAGCGTTCTCTGCCTCAGCTCTCCCCCTGGAGAAACGGGACATAAATATACGTGCTTACTCCTCTCCTGGTTCCTGAACACACATTCTGTATCTTGAAAAGATTCTGTGCTTCTGTATTATGCTCTGCCTTGAGGAGTCTTATCATCAGCATCACTATCACCAGAAACTTGCCTTCTTTGTTCCCAGGCAGTGTCAAATTCCAAGGTacaaagttttgtgtgtgtgtgtgtgtgtgtttgtttgttttttttttataagcagGGGGAGAGGGAGCTTGCATctagaagaaggagaaagaaaatcctTCTGCACTGTTCATCTGGAGCTCCAAGGATGAGTCACATGAACTGTGAGTCAGTGAGTCATGAGTATTTCGGTAGTTGGATGCGTTACATAAATTGAGATTCAAGTCCAATGTTTCTCATATTTTTCTAAGTAAGAAGTCACACGGAACCTAATGTTTATAGGAGTACATCCTCAGTGGAGCAGTGCTCAAATATTTGTAAGATGACagctgatggtgaagctgaagggAGACTCTCTAGAAACCTTTACTTCTTCATGCCTATAATTGTTCATGGAGACCACACCATCAAAGCCCTGGGCTTCATAAAACCAAGAAATCTTATTCTCCTGCCTTGTCAATATAAGCATGGCTCATGTTCTGTAAACTTGCCTGACTTCTGTGCACTCCACTACCTCCTAGTACTTCCATCATGGGAAGAGAATAtgaagttttgttttaaattatttatttatttatctttcatgtatggatgtgagagttggactgtgaagaaggctgagcgctgaagaattgatgcttttgaactgtggtgttggagaagactcttgagagtcccttggactgcaaggagatccagccagtccattctgaaggagatcagccctgggatttctttggaaggaatgatgctaaagctgaaactccagtactttggccacctcatgtgaagagttgactcattggaaaagactctgatgctgggagggattgggggcaggaggagaaggggacgacagaggatgagatggctggatggcatcactgactcaatggatgtgagtctgagtgaactctgggagttggtgatggacagggaggcctggcgtgctgcagttcatggggtcgcaaagagtcggacacgactgagcgactgatctgatctgatctgatctatcttttggttgcactgggtcctTGTAGCTGCAAgtaggctttctttagttgcggtgCACACGCTTCTCATTgtaggggcttctcattgtggaccGCGGGCTCTAGGCagacgggcttcagtagttgcagcgcatgggccAGTGGTTGTggggcataggcttagttgctccatggaatgtgagatctttctggatcaggcaaattcttatccactgtaccaccagggaagtccgagaatatgacattttaaaatgacttttcttcTTATCGTTGTTATTCCTAGTTACTCTGGCATTGAGTTTGGGCAGGGATATATTTGAAACAGTTTGTTGAGGTTTTCAAATGACCCTTTAGTGTAAAGTGGAATATGTGGAACAAGATTGCTGCATGGAGATGGCCAGGGTTGAGGGAGAGCAACCAAATGTCTGCAAGAAAGTAACAAAATCCTATCTATCAAACATTTGCACTTAATTACAAAAAGTATGTATTTAATGTCCATAAATTATCTACCTGTCAGTGGTCATCTTTTCCTTTAATATGCAAAAATAACCTTTTTCTCAAGTCCCCATCCACTGAGAATTGTCTGGTGTTCTGTCTGGTTATTTTTAGGGTTTGTTGGCCTATGTATTCCTGGCTTTCTTTTACTTTGAATTCCTGCTTCTTCTGGATTCATAGTTACACTAGTGGCCAGTATTCCTCCTTCTATgcactcctttcttccttttttcactcTCCCATTAGTTaggattctttttgttgcaaatggcag
It encodes the following:
- the LOC133250102 gene encoding small ribosomal subunit protein uS17-like, producing MADIQTEHACQKQPTIFQNKKRVLLRETGKEKFPQFHKNISLGFKTPKEAIEGNYIDKKCRFTGNGSIQGQILSSDQNEDGEGHSLICPDYLRYIRKYNRFERGHRNMSVHLSPCFRDIQIGDIFTVGTCWPRSKTVPFHVRKVTKAADTKRKFQKF